GTTTAGCAAGtgaagcacattgagtgtgaaCTGTGAACAAGCATGGCAAGCTTGATCACTGCATCAGCCTTCACCTATTCTCCTGTCAATGGTTCAAGGGGTTTCAGAAAGTCAGGTAACTCTTCTAGAGGAGGAGGGTGTTGCATAAAAGCAATGAAGTTGGAGAAATCCTTGGAGGAATTGTACAATGTGAAGGTGGAAAGAAAAGTTTCTCCTGAAAGACTAGCGCAGCTTGGAATTTCAAAATGGTCAGCGTGGAAGACTGGAAAATGCAAGTTGGCTTGGGACTGGCAGGTAGACCAACTGGTGTACGTAGAAGAAGGTGAAGTGAGAGTTGTGCCTGAAGGGAGCAAGCGATTCATGCAATTTGTGGCGGGAGACCTAGTCCGGTACCCAAAGTGGTTTGAGGCCGACCTCTGGTTCAATGGTCCATATCAAGAACGCTATAGTTTCCGAGCATATGGTGACGACTATTGATGATGATGCATGATGGTCATGAAATGTGTGCATCTTATTTGGTTGTTTAAAGCTATGTAATAGATTTTGACCACACAAAAAAAGCTATGTAATAGTTGAGTTTCAGAGTTTCCAGTTCTATATGTATTCTACCAATATATTTGATGAGTACTTATGATCGTTTGCTGTCATTTAAAAGAAAATCCTGAATGCTGTTTGGTTTTCCATGTTTTTGTCTCTATGCAAGGCAAGACTTGCCAATGAGTTCAGCTACACCAACTTTTAAGTAATAAATAAGAAAAGGTCCAATGAAAAGCACCAAATTCTGAACATGTCATGGCCCCTCTACAAAAATGGATCCACTATGACAAACAGTTCAGCTAACAAAGGGACAACTAGCAACTGATAGAGAAAAGAGTATGTATAAACATGTCTTGAGACCTTTACCTGTAGAGGCTTAAAAGTAACAGAAATTACAAATGTTACAAATTACAGAAAGGTAGGTTGCTTTTCTATCACTGCATAATCTCAATGGCTAGAAAGCCTGGAATTATAAACAAGTATTGCCAGTTATAAACAAGTCCATTATGGTATATATATGCCCCATGGCTCTCAAGACCACAAAGGATGGAGCAAGATCTTGCAATTTCTGCCAAAACCACCATCTAATTTCTTAGTGGAGTAAAGCATGTTAGACTTCAACGCAATCCATTCACCTTAGTTCCTCATCATGGGGTCAGAACTTGCAATTTGGATCTTCCATGGCTCTTAGCTACTAGCAGCTGCTAGTTGATTTGCACTGGTACCCACTGTAACAGATGAGACAAACCTCACAAGGGCTGCCTCATTGCCTAAAGCTTTAGCTTCCGCAACACTTTCCAAATGTTTCCATATGGATTCTCGCTTCTCCTGCTCCTCCCTACCCTTGGTTTCATCTTCTTGGAATCTCATCAAGCATTCATCAAATAGTGTCTGATCAGCATCATAGAATATTTTCCTCACATTCAGCGTCAACCTCTGAATAGCTTGATTCCAATGGCCACTTACATTTCTCTCCAAAGCAGGGAAGATTATAGGCAGAATCACTTTTCTGTTTCGTAAGATCAAATTTCGAATATGATCATTGTTCCACAGAAACAGCGCCCGTTCAGCTACCTGCCAATAGAACCAAGTCAGCATCAAATTTAGTTCACAAAATCCCAGGTAAATTCTAATTGATCATTGCTTCCATAGTTACACTTCCATTGCTTCTTTGAATCTTTGAGCACTGATTCTTGAGAATAAAAACTTGTACTTAAGTATTGCATCACAATGCAACTCATAACACAACACAAAATCCTACAAATTCTATAATTGTCCCAAGTACAAGTTATATTGTAAAAAAGCCAACCATATATATTGTGGGGAACACAAGTTCAACTTTCAAGCAAAATTGAAGTATGATTCACATGAATCAAGATCAGATATCATAGAGATCTGaactattatatttatattatagaGAGGCATAAATTAATAAGATACTCTCCGAGGTGATCATGAGATACAAAAAGGATAGTCACACATGTTTAggtaaaaagataaaaatgccaATGTGAACATACTACTGTTTGGTTTTCACGTATCAATACAACTCGTCATCAAAAATCTGAAAACAACAGTATTTACCCAGTTCAAACAAGCCTTTCACAGGTTATGAACTTGATATCATATAACTTCTAAACAAATGAGAGGATAAATTCAAGGTTGAACAGACCAACAAATTTGTCCACAACATAATCATGAACCAAAAACATCTAGAAAGAGAGAGCAAATGAAATAGTGTTCTTAAAACTGACTAACATCCAAATatcagagaatgaaaagaatctaaaagtaaaaagaagcaGAGATGACTGGTCACTGATGTTGGCAAATGCTAATTAAATGAATGTAGACatcatgtaaaaaaaattatgtgggGGAACTTTGTAAGCACCTGAAAGTGTAAGCTGTTCAGGCATCTTCTAATTTGACGAAATAATGGGATCATGCATCGCTGAAATTCCGCTGCTTGAGTTGCCTCTAAAACTTCCTCCAACTCACCAAGGAACATAACCTGCTTTGCACTATTAGTTATTGGCCAATATTTCAAAAGGCCTCTTACCACAGTGTCAGCCAGCTTGACATCTTTCTCAAGAAACTGAGCAATGCAAAAAGCAAGTTGCTGGTGATAAAAAGGAACACACTTCGGCTTGTGAAGGGGGACCAGTGCGCGGGCAAGGAACAGCTTATGCTCTTCCTTTAAAGGCAAAGCAAATCCATTAATTATGCTGCCTAATATCTCTAGCAACTCTACAATCCCACTGTGTTTCTGTGTCTCAAATATGAAACTGTAAAAGATATTGTTGATCGCTTTTCGAATGAACGGCCGATGCACCATGAACTTCCCGTAAATTCGGTGGAGAATCTTCTTCAGGTAATCCCTCTCTCTGGGGTCCTCTGACTCAAAAAGGTCAAGCAGCCTCAACACAAATGAATGATCAATGTATTTTTTAGCAAGCTTACCATCTACCTCTGGTGAAGCCACAACTCTAAAGAGAAACTCATACACAAACTGCAGATGAGGCCACGCAGGCTCCATAACAGGTTCCTTTTCCTCAGGCTCACCAATTTCCACAAACTCGCCATCACGATTGGAAGACGGCAGAGCACGAAACAAATTCACCGCCACCATCTTAGTCATCTCCTGCAATGCTAACTCATTGAACTTCGAATTCACGGACGAAACATAATCAATAAGCTCGAGTAAAGTCTGCCGCTTGATGTCCTTCTTCTTGAGATTCTTGGAAGGATCATTGAAATCAAACAGAACACAACACATGTTCAACTTCCTAATAAAAAGATTATGCTTTTCTGAGATGGGAACATTCCTAAAACTTGGCAAAGCCTCATAAACTGCTGAAGCCATTGCAGAAGCTGATTTCTTAGCTTGATTGGTTTTGTGTAACACAATTActttcattcccagaacaaaaACCCAAATAAACCACAATCTGAAGATTTTGAAGAAACTGAATTGGATTGGTTTCAAGGGGGTAATGGAATTGAAGCCTTAAGATGAGTTCAGTGATAAAACACCATTGATAAATCACATTTTTATCATATACAGAACGCCCCAGAAACCAGAACAAGAAAAAAACAACATGGGTATTCAAGAAATGAATCAAAGTTTCAACCTTTGACTAATAACATTATCGAAATCAAAGAGTGAAACATTTGAGAAGTTAAGGTTTAAGCATGCCCAGAAACCTTAAtcagaacaaaaaaaaatctgagTGAAAATCAGAGTGACAGACAGCATGAAGAAGTGAAGAGCACTTACAGTGAGAGAGTAAGGTGGAGAAGAAGATCCCActcaagtgagagaaaatgcAAGAAAATCAGAGAGTAATGTAGAGTGatattattttgttaattttatagATGAGTTGAAGTTTATGAGTATATTGATATGATTTTAATGGATATCTAGCGACACTTCGATTGTAAACAATTTTACACCGataatcaattaatttcattttaaattttgattaaaataaaaatatattttaaattaattgttTCTCCTATAAAACTAAAAGCTTAATTGTTCACTTAGTTTAAGATTGTGATCTTGGTCTCCATAATTTTTATCAAGCTAATCAAGttcatttacttttaaaattaagGAAATTTTGAAGGATTTTAAAACATATGAGATTAGGGTTTAGAGATGTTGGAATTTAGGATTTTTTACttctatttaaatttaatactCTGATTAGTAGTTTGTGTGGGAATAATGTCTACAATGACTATATTGATTCAATTTGTGAAGATTTTTCTTAAAAATGAGAATATGAAATTTTTAAGTAGAATAACAATGATGAGTAACTTGATTTGAAACAATTAAAAAGTTGATGGGCTAAATATGCTCAAAAAACTATTGGGGGAGTAAAATTACCAATAGTCAAAACCATGAGactaaaaatgcaattaagcctaaattaaATAACGAAATAatgatttgttaaaaaaaatgaaatagtgGGTTCTATTTCTCTTTAATTGAAATAAGTgaagataaaaaaatttaagaaaaataacttttagagcatctccaatgcaaggttcttagttcttattttggagttaagaactaaaaactaagaactttaccattggaggtgctgacatggactctttagttcttaaaaataagaactcagttcttagcttaaaataatGACTTGACATggactccttatataagaagttttgctttatgagttttgttttattactttatgaaaataaaaagtataaacaatgtggttggtgggaccaaatgaatagtggtaagaattaagaactaagaactcatggttggagcaaaattgcttgagagttgcttaaacacatgtggtaatacgggcccacatgaatagtactaagaactaagaatagtgctaagaactaacaAATAGAAGTATACTTTATAGCGACTAAATCATTTTTAAGGCTTGCAAAATTTAATTCCTGTCCATTTTTCAAATAACTTTCTTATAACTAGGCAACATGAAGAGGAGCATCTTATAATGATATTccataatttcataaaaaagaaCACAATTTTCTCAATAACAGAATAGAGAGTGTCCACCACATAAACTTCAACATTTGATAATCTAAACCATTGATAAAGAGAACTCTGAATTCATTTATATTTGTCTGATCAGAGCTGCAATCTTTTCTGGTATCTTTCTTGAACATAGTTTAGTTGCAAATGGTTCAACCTCAGCTCAGGAGATGCTTTTAAGCTATAcatacttaatacttttcctgTGGAAAGTATAAAATTATCAGAAGGTATGCTTGAGTTTAacataaataaaacaaacaaacaaataaacaattaaatattaggaaaaaaaacaattaaataaaaGATGTGTTTAAGCTTGAAAAGAAATAAGCGGAT
This is a stretch of genomic DNA from Lotus japonicus ecotype B-129 chromosome 1, LjGifu_v1.2. It encodes these proteins:
- the LOC130733450 gene encoding uncharacterized protein LOC130733450 produces the protein MASLITASAFTYSPVNGSRGFRKSGNSSRGGGCCIKAMKLEKSLEELYNVKVERKVSPERLAQLGISKWSAWKTGKCKLAWDWQVDQLVYVEEGEVRVVPEGSKRFMQFVAGDLVRYPKWFEADLWFNGPYQERYSFRAYGDDY